In Streptomyces paludis, the genomic stretch CGCCCGTACGTATCAGCGGGTGCCTGCCGGGTTTGTGCCGGTGTTCACGGAGAACGTGTCGCGGCACGGGTCGCGGGCCGCGACCAGTGGGGAGGACGGGGAGCTGGTGCTCGCGCTGCTGGCCAAGGCTGGGGCGGACGGGGCGCTGACCTCGGCGGGGAAGGCGTTCGGGGCGGAGGTCCAGGGGCTGCTGGACGCCATGGCCAAGGTCGGGTACGGGGAGCTGAGCGGGCGCGGGAAGCAGGAGTTGCGGGATACGGCGGCGCGGCTGCGGAAGCGGCTGCCCGCGCTGTTCGGGGCGATGCCCGCGAAGAACGAGCGTATCGACGTCGTCAGCTCCGGCAAGGGCCGCGCGGTCGACAGCGGTACGGAGTTCACGAAGGCGCTCGTCGCCGCCGATCCCGCGCTCGGGCCGCTGGTCGGCCCCGCCCGTACGGACGCGGACCTGCTCTACTTCCACAAGTCGGCCGGCGGCGCCGCGTACCGCGACTACCTCGCCAACGACCAGCGCCTCGCCGCCACCCTGAAGAAGATCCGGGAGCAGCCCCGGACCGATGCCGCCGCCCGGAGCATGCTGCGCAAGCTCTTCTCCGCCTCCTTCGTCAACCGGATGACCGCCGCCGACCGGGTCGCCGCCGCCGAGGCCGTCTACAGCCTCTACGCCATCGCACCCAGCATGAGCGCCGAGGGCGACTGGCACATGGACCGCTACATCGACAGCCGGGACGCCTCCTGGTTCGGGTA encodes the following:
- a CDS encoding histidine-type phosphatase gives rise to the protein MRRATATATVPAIALALVALLPGGVATAHGGGETLYATKTPYRPQQDARTYQRVPAGFVPVFTENVSRHGSRAATSGEDGELVLALLAKAGADGALTSAGKAFGAEVQGLLDAMAKVGYGELSGRGKQELRDTAARLRKRLPALFGAMPAKNERIDVVSSGKGRAVDSGTEFTKALVAADPALGPLVGPARTDADLLYFHKSAGGAAYRDYLANDQRLAATLKKIREQPRTDAAARSMLRKLFSASFVNRMTAADRVAAAEAVYSLYAIAPSMSAEGDWHMDRYIDSRDASWFGYLDDAESFYEAGPGFNDSDITYRMADVLLDDLFRQVEAKKAGTSEFGAVLRFTHAEEIMPLAALMKLPGSERPASPSRPYTYADNVWRGSSVAPMASNIQWDVFRKGSTYLVRMLYNEKETAFKAGCRPVSRGSFFYNLDELERCFDRAKAAR